In the genome of Planctomyces sp. SH-PL62, the window GGGGTCGAGGGCCCGGAATCACGAGGAACCAACGCGAACCGAAGCCGTTTGGAAAATCGCGCCGGAGCGGGTGACAGCCCCGTAGGTGCAGCGGCGGTTCCTCATCCGGTCGCCCAAGTAGGGTCGGGCACGGGAAACCCGGCCTGAATTCGCGGGGACCATCCCGCAAGGCTAAGTACTCGACGACGACCGATAGCGAACCCAGTAGGGCGACCGAACGGTGGGAAGAACCCCGACAAGGGGAGGATACTGAACCTGAAACCCCGCGCCTACAAGCGGTGGGAGGCCTCTGACGCAAGTCGGGCTGACCGCGTGCCTTTTGCATAATGATCCGGCGAGTTATCGTGTCCGGCCAGGTTAACCCCTTCAGGGGGGGAGCCGCAGCGAAAGCGAGTCTGAACAGGGCGACTCAGTCGGGCGCGATAGACGCGAAACCAGGTGAACTACCCATGGGCAGGTTGAAGCGGCCCTAACCGGCCGTGGAGGACCGAACCCACCAGTGTTGAAAAACTGGGGGAGGACCCGTGGGGAGGAGTGAAAGTCTAATCAAACCTGGAGATAGCTCGTTCTCTCCGAAATGGCTTTAGGGCCAGCCTCGGGAAGTAACGCACGGGGGTAGAGCGACGGAATCCGTTTGGGGGCCTCCCCGGCTACCCATCGGAACCCAACTCCGAATACCGTGCGTCGGACCCCGGGAGTCAGAGCGTGGGGGATAAGCTTCATGCTCGAGAGGGAAACAACCCAGACCGCCGACCAAGGCCCCTAAAGCGACGCTCAGTGGCAAAGGAAGTGGGATCGCCGTGACAGCCGGGATGTTGGCTTAGAAGCAGCCACCATTTCAAAAGTGCGTAACAGCTTACCGGTCGAGCCATCCCGCGCCGAAAATGACGGGGACTAAGCGTCGTGCCGCAGTCGCGGATTCGCAAGAATGGTAGGAGAGCGTCGACGCCAGCGTCGAAGCGGCACCGGTGAGGAGCCGTGGAGCGGCGTCGAGTGCGCATGCCGGAACGAGTAACGACAAGACGGGTGGGAAGCCCGTCCGCCGAAAGCACAAGGTTTCCTGGGGAAGGTCAATCCGCCCAGGGTCAGTCGGGTCCTAAGACGAGGCCCAAGGGCGTAGTCGATGGGCAGACGGTTAATATTCCGTCACCCGGCGGGGAGGTTGAACGAGGGAGGACGCCGGAGGATTCTCGAGTCGGGGTGGTAGACGCCCCCGTGCCGCAAGGCCGACAGCATTCGATCTGGAAGCTCGAGAGAATCCGGCCGCGAAAAGCCCCCTCGGGACGATCCGCCGGCCCGTACCGCAATCCGACACAGGTGTGCCAGGTGAGAATCCGAAGGCGTTCGGGAGAACCCTCGTGAAGGAACTCGGCAAAATGACCCCGTACCTTCGGTACAAGGGGTGCTCCCTCCGCGAGGGGGGAGCCGCAGAGAATCGGCTCTAGCGACTGTTTATCAAAAACACAGGACTCTGCCAACTCGCAAGAGGACGTATAGAGTCTGACGCCTGCTCGGTGTCGGTAGGTTGAGGAAGGCGGTCAGCGCAAGCGAAGCCGGCGACCGAAGCCCCGATAAACGGCGGCCGTAACTATGACGGTCCTAAGGTAGCGAAATTCCTTGTCGGGTAAGTTCCGACCTGCATGAATGGCGTAACGACTGGAGCGCTGTCTCCACGAGGGACCCGGTGAAACTGTAGTCGTGGTGAAGATGCCACGTACCCGCGGTTAGACGGAAAGACCCCGTGAACCTTTACTGCAGGTTGGCACTGGTCCGATGCTCGTTCTGTGTAGGATAGGTGGGAGGCTTCGACCCGGCGGCGCCAGCCGTCGGCGAGCCAACGGTGAAATACCACCCTGAATGATCGTCGGCCCTCACCGGTACGCAGCCCGTACCGGGACCGTGCTCATCGGGCAGTTTGACTGGGGCGGTCTCCTCCCAAAGAGTAACGGAGGAGCGCAATGGTGCCCTCAGCCCGGTCGGCAATCGGGCAACGCGAGCGCAAACGTAGAAGGGCGCCTGACTGCGAGACCGATGGGTCGAGCAGGGACGAAAGTCGGCGTTAGTGATCCGGCGGTGCTGGATGGAAAGGCCGTCGCTCAACAGATAAAAGGTACTCCGGGGATAACAGGCTGATCTCCCCCGAGCGTCCCTAGCGGCGGGGAGGTTTGGCACCTCGATGTCGGCTCATCGCATCCTGGGGCTGGAGAAGGTCCCAAGGGTTTGGCTGTTCGCCAATGAAAGCGGTACGCGAGCTGGGTTCAGACCGTCGTGAGACAGGTCGGTCCCTATCTGCCGTGGGCGTAGGAGACTTGAGGAGCTTCTCCCCTAGTACGAGAGGATTGGGGAGGACCGACCTCTGGTGTGCCGGCTGTCGCGCTAGCGGCACCGCCGGGTAGCCAGGTCGGGACGGGATAAGCGCTGAAAGCATCTAAGCGCGAAGCCCTCTCCGAGATGAGGTCTCCAGCGGGCATGTCCCGCACAGGCTCCTGGAAGACGACCAGGTCGATAGGCCGGAAGTGCAAGGCGGGCGACCGCCTCAGCCGACCGGTCCTAACAGCCGAGCGGCTTGACCACCCCGATCCGTCCCCTCCGCACGCGGAGCCGGGCCCGGGTCGCGGCGGCTGCAAGATCCTCCGCACGGCGAGCCTCGCCGAAGTGAAACCGGCCGACTCCCGGTCCGGACCCCGGGTCCGTGATCCTCGAGATCGGAAGCTGGAGTGGACGAACCGCTCGCCTCGTGACGTATCGACCGACCCACCGAGATCCACGCCCGGCGGGGCGAAACCCCCGCCGGCCGTTTTTCCGGCGACCATACCGTCGGGGCCACACCCGTTCCCATTCCGAACACGGCCGTTAAGCCCGACGGGCCCATGATAGTGCTCAGGCGCGAAAGTCGGTCATCGCCGGAATCCCCCAGAGACGCCCCCGCCCCCAAGGCGGGGGCGTCTTCGTTTCGAACCCCGCTGCCCCGCCTCCGAACCGCACGGCACCCCGGCCCCTGGTTCTGCTGATCCGTTGCCGGCGACCCTCTTCTCGATCGTTTCCGGCGGGGGGGCGGTGGTCTCCACGCGATCCGAACTCGCAATCGGTGATCCGGACCCCTATATTGGCTGGCATGCCGCTCTCCCGGAATCGCTGGACGTCGTTTCCGGATCGCGGGGCGATTCCGGAATGGCGAGACCCTGTCCGCACGGAGAAGCCACCTTGGCGATCCAGTTCACCGAAGCGTTCGCTGCGATCGGGTCCGGAGACTTCGAGGCGTCGGTCACGTTTTACACCGCTATCCTCGGCCGCGAGCCCGACGTCCGCACGAATGATGTGCACGCGGAGTTTCACCTTCCGGGGGGATTTCACCTGGCGATCTTCAGGCCCCGGGCCGATGGGGCCGACCGATTTCGCAATCCCCCAGATCGGCAGGGCGGGCTGAGCCTGGTGTTTGTCGTCGCCGATGTTGAGAGCGCGGCGGTCGAGCTGGCGCGGTTCGGCGGCCCGTCTCCGAGCCCGATCATGCGGGGCTCGCACGGCCGGGAGATTTACGGCTACGACCCCGACGGCAATCGCATCATCCTGGTGGATCACGCCACCTGAACCCCCCCGATCTGCAAGGACGCCACTGGAGGGCGGGAGGACGTCATGAACGAGCGGCGACGGATCATCGTCGGCATCTCTGGCGCGACGGGCATCGCCTATGGCGTCCGGGTGCTGGAGTTCCTCCGCGCAGCCGGCGTGGAGACTCATCTGGTCGTCTCGAAGGCGGGCCACCTGACCCGCAGCTATGAGACGGATCTGTCGGCCCGGGACCTGGAGGGGATGGCGGACGTCCACTACCCGGCGGCGGACGTCGGCGCCGCGATCGCCAGCGGTTCGTTCCGGACGATGGGGATGATCGTGGCTCCGTGCTCGATCCGGACTCTGGCGGAAATCGCCTCGTGCGCCACCGCCTCGCTGCTGACCCGGGCGGCGGACGTCACCCTTAAGGAGCGGAGGCGGTTGGTCCTTCTGGTGCGCGAGACCCCGCTTCACGCCGGCCACCTCCGGGCGATGCTAGGCGCGACCGAGATGGGAGCCGTCGTGATGCCGCCGGTCCCGGCGTTCTACTCGCGGCCGCGCACGATCCAGGACATCATCGATCACACCGCCGCTCGCGCCCTCGACCTGTTCGACCTGGAGGTGCCGGGCGTCCCGCGCTGGTCAGGGAGGCCGGAAGCCGTCCGCGACGACTCCACCGACGACCTCGGTGGCTGATCGAGGCAGACCCTGTCGGCCAGGGGAAACAGGATCACGCCGCTGAGACCCCTTCGTACAACCGAGACGACCGTCTGTTGAGGAATGATCGCGGCGTCGTCAGGGATCGGTTCGTCGCCTGTTCCCCGCGTCCCTCACGTCGTCAAGTCCGCGGCGCTGGACGCGGGGGAGGGCTCGGGCACGCCTTTGACCCGTCCGTCCTCGATCTCCACGACGTTGTCTCCGGAACCGATGAACCGGCGGTCGTGGGTGACGATGACGAGCGTGGGGCCTCCGGCCTCCTGGCGATCGCGGAGGAGCTGGATGATCCGGGTGCCGCCGGCGCGGTCGAGGCTCCCCGTCGGCTCGTCGGCGTAGATTACGACCGGGTCCTTGATCAGGGCGCGGGCGATCGCGACCCGCTGTTGCTCGCCGCCGGACAACTGCCTCGGCCGGCGCTTCAGCCGGGCGCCCAGGCCGAGTTGCATGAGCAGGTCGCAAGCCTTCTCGCGGAGTTCGGAGGTGATTCCCAGCGGGATGTAAGGCAACAGGACGTTGTCGACCGCCGTGAGGTTGCCGATCAGGTTCAACGACTGGTAGACGAACCCCACGCGGTTGCGCCGGAATCCGTCGCGCTCGTCTTCGGACATGGTGGTGATGTCGTGATCGGCCACGCGGATCGTCCCCGACGTGGGGACGTCGAGCGCGGCGAGCAGGTAGAGCAGGGTGCTCTTTCCCGAGCCGGACGGGCCCACGATGAAGTTGCACGAACCGGCCGGGGCCTGGAACGTCACCCCACGCAGCGCCTCGACGACCTCGTCGCCGCTCTGGAACGTCTTGTGGACATCGACGGCGGCGATCATCACGGCAGGGGCTCCGAAAAGGGTCGGTTCGTCGCGTGGGGCGACGGCGTCCACGCGCGGGGCGTCGTCAGGCGTCGCTGCGTCGGATCGCGTCCATCGGGGTCATCCGGGACGCCCTCCACGCGGGATAGAGGCCCGACAGCGTGGCGATCGCGAGCGCGCCGGCCAGGCCGACGGTGATCAGTCTCGGGCTCATTTCCAGGGTGAAGCCGTCGAGAAAACGGTTGACGGCGAGCACTCCGAGCGTCGCCAGCCCCGTGCCGAGGAGCCCGGAAAGCAGGCCCAGCAGCGAGCTTTCGGCCGTCACGAGGGCCAGCACGTTGCGCCGGGTCCACCCGTTGGTCCGCATCACGCCGAACTCGACGTAGCGTTCCGACGTGCTCATCAGCATCGTGTTGGCGATCCCCACGCCGCCGACGAGCACGGCCAGGGCGACCGCGAGGAGCAGGAGCAGGTCGAGCCGCCCCATGATCGCACCCACGGAGATGTTGAACTGCGAGATCCGCTGCACCCGAAGTCCGGGGGCCGCCTGCGCGATCCGCTCGGCCAGGGCGTCCCGCTCGGTGGTCTCCTCCAACTCGACGTTGTAGGTCGACACGACGTCGGGGCCCAGGTTGAGCAGCTTGCGGGCCGTATGGATGTCCATGACGATCGTCGAGTCGATCAGCAGCGAGCCGGTGTTGAAGAGGCCGACGATCGTGAAATCCTGGCCGCCGATCCGCATCGTCTGGCCGACCTTCCGGGCCGAGCCGTCGGCGTCAGGGTGCTCGCGGGCGATCCGGGAGCTGATCAGGATGTTCGGCCGGCCGACGTCCGACTCGTCGAGCATTCGGCCTCCGCCCTTCGAGGCGGGCAGCAGCGACTGGCGGATCGTCACGTTCTTGAGCCTGGCGTGCGCGGGGATATCCTGGCCTTGGATGGTGGTCAGGCTGATGCCGCCGAGCCCCTGGTCCTGCGGTTTCGTCATCGCACGGAGAGCGGCCCCGGCCAGCCCCCCGCCGCCCTGGCCGTCGATCGGCGGGGCCAGCTTCCAGACCTCCGCCGCGATCGCGCGCACGCCGGAAATCTGGCGCAGCACGTCTCCGGTCCCGGGGGGGAGGTCGCTGAACACCGGGGCCGGGGCGTTCGCGCTCATGACCATCAGGTTGTCCATGCCCGCGAGCGTATCGCCCATCAGGTGACGGATGCCGCCGGAGAGGCTGAAGAGCGCGAGGAAGGCCAGCACCGGGATCGTCAGCCCGAGCACCGCCAGGGCGGTTCGCGAAGGGCGGGTGACCAGGTTCATCCAGGCGAAAGACCACATCATCAACCCCTTCGATCGCTGCGGATCCGGCGCGGGCGCAAACGGCCGGTGGAAGTCGATCGCCAGGTCGGCGACCCCAACCGTGACAGGCCCTCCTCGGGCCGAGGCGACGCGTTCAAGTCGTGGTCGCCTCGTCGTTCCGCCCCGGAGCCGGACGTCATCGTCTCGCGGCTTGTTTGATGATTCGATTATAGGGCGGCCGACGACGGCGGGGGAGGGTGCGGAGGATCTCCGGCGTACGTCGTCGCAAGCGACCGGCGAGATCCTATCATCAGGATGAGCCGGAAGACGCCTTGCCGATCCCACGCCAGGCCGCGGCGACCGCGGCGACGAGGTGGCCGGATTTGGGGTGCTCGGGCTCGACGTCGACCGGCAGGCCGTGGGCGCGGAGCGCGGCGGAGGTCGTCGGGCCGACCGAGCCGACCACCACGCTACGGGAGAACGCCTCGCGGAGGGCGTCCTCGATCCCCTCGGCCCTGGCGAGTTCGACGACGTGCTCGACCTGCTGAGCGGCCGTGAAGAGCGCGGAGCCGATCCGTCCCGAGGCCAGTTCGGCCAGGGCCGAGCGGAGCGGCGCGACGTCCTCGGGCATGGCCCAGCGATAGACCGGGACGCGAGTCACCGTCGCCCCGCGCCCCGCCAGTCCCTCGGTCAATTCGGGGACCGGCTTGCCGTACTCCTGGACCGCGACCCGCAGGCCGGCGACGGGTCGTCGCTCGTCGAGCAGGGCGAGCGTCTCGCGCCAGGTGTTGGGCGCCGGGACCTGCATGTCGATCGAGGCGCCCAGTTCCCGGAGCGCCGTCGACGGCTTCGGCCCGCGAGCGACCACGGTCGTCCGACGAAGGGCTGCAACGAGATCCTCTCGCGAGAACCGAGGGGCGACCGCTTCGACCAGGTAGCGGACGCCCACGCCGGTCTCGAAGATGACGAGGTCGAACGCCCCGGCGGCCAGCCCTTCGACGAATTCGAGGGCGGCCGGGTTGTCTTCCAGGGGAATCTCGCGAAGCGCCGGGGCGGGAATCGGGACGCCGCCGTGACGAGTCACCAGGTCGGCCAGGCTGCCCGCCATCCGGGCCTCGAAGATCGCCACGCGAAGGCCGTCGAGGCCCTTGGGATGGGTGCTGCTCATGCGACGAGTGGCTCCGTTCGGGGCGGTCGGGCACAAACGACCGAAACCCGGGGCGGACCGCTTATGGCAAGTCCGTCCCGGGTTTCGTGTTTCGTTCAGTCGGGGCGAGGGGATTTGAACCCCTGACCTCTAGCACCCCAAGCTAGCGCGCTAGCCAAGCTGCGCTACGCCCCGATTGTCGTTTTGGAAAACAGCTTTGGTCGCCCTCGGCATGTGTTCGCTCGACGGGTTTTATTGTAGGGTATTAGGAGATTCTGTCAATCGTGGAGGGGGGAAGACGCGTGGAATTCGGCGATCGAGTGGTGCAAGCCGTGCGGCGCAAAGGGAATCCGGTGATCGTGGGGATCGACCCGAGGCCCGAGGAGCTCCCCCCGGGGTTCCTGGAGCGGTTCCCGGGCACGCGTTCCGGCGTGGCGGACGCCCTCCGGGAGTTTGGTTGCGAGGTGGTCGACGTCGTCGCTCCGCTCGTCCCGCTCATCAAGTTCCAGTCGGCCTTCTATGAGGCGTACGGCCCGGAAGGGGTCGCGGCTCTGCACGCGACCGTGGAGCACGCCCGGAAGCGGGACGTCCTGGTGATCTTCGACGGCAAGCGCAACGACATCGGCTCGACGGCCGAGGCGTACGCGCGGGCCTATCTCGGCAAGACGCCCGTCGGCGAGGCCTTCGAAACCTCCTGGGACGTCGACGCGATGACGATCAACCCCTACCTGGGCAGCGACGGGATCGACCCGTTCGTGAAGATCGCCGCTCGCGAGCACAAGGGGGTCTTCGTCCTGGTCCGCACGAGCAACGCCTCGGCCCGGGAGTTCCAGGACCTGGTCTGCGACGGTCGGCCCGTCTATCGTCACGTCGCCGATCGGCTCAAGCAGTGGGGGAAGGGGAGGCAAGGCGCGGAGGGATACAACCTCGTCGGCGCCGTCGTCGGCGCGACCTACCCCGCGGAACTCGCCGAGCTGCGCGAGGAGCTTCCGGGCGTGCTGTTCCTGGTCCCCGGCTACGGCGCCCAGGGGGGGACCTCGAAGGACATCGCGGCGGGTTTCGATCCGAACGGGCAGGGGGCGCTCGTCAACAATTCGCGGGGCGTGACCTTCGCCTACAACAAGCCCGCCTTCCGCGGCGAACCGGGGGCCGACTGGCGACGCGCCGTGGAGCGCGCCGTGCTCGAGATGGTCGACGACCTCGCGCAGAACACGCCGGCCGGACGGCTCCGGCCCGCCTGAGTCGGGCGTTCACATCTCCGGCAGGACGCCCAGCCGGACCGCACGACGCACCGCCAGCCCGCCGACGCTCAGGAGGCCGATGGGGACGCCGAGCATCACCAGGATGCTCCAGTTGAACCCATCGGCCAGCAGCGTTTCATTCCCCGGTTGCGCCGAGAGCGCCTCCTTGCAGTTCGGGCACGCCCGCGCCGGGGCCGGCTCCATCATCAGGAGGGTCGCGATCGCGACGACCCCGATTCCGAGTCCTCGGTGCATGGGTCGCAAGGGAACGCTCCAAACGGGTTTGGGGTCAAGGACGCTTCAGGAACCAATCTAGAGGCTTCGTCCGCCGTCGGCAAGGGACGACGGCGGCCCCCCTCATCGCGAACGTGCGGGTTGGCGAACCAGGCCGCCGACCCGGAAGCCGGGGCGGACCAGAGGGGCGGTGATCGGTCGAATGGGGCGGGGGAGGCTGACCGGCAGGCCCGCCGTGAGGAATGGCGGGCTCTTGAGTGCGACTCGGACGTCGCCGAACGCGCCAAGGCCCTCGACGGCGTCGATCCGGGTCACGCCGTCGCCGCCGGTTCGCGGTTTCGAGACGGTCCCCGAGAGCTGGGTCTTGCCAGGGACGACTCCCCGCAGCGACAGCAGCCGGGCTTCCCCGGCGGCCGAGCGGATCAGGTCGAGATAGCCGCCGTTCTTGACCTGGAGCGACACGGCGTCGCCGTTGGAGTCCGTGTATTTCAGCGAGGTGCCCCGGGCGAAGAGGCCCACGAAGTCGAAGCCCCCGCCGAGCGGGTTTCCGGCCACGTCGGTCAGGGCGGCGCCCCCCGCTCCTCGGACGACGACCGCGTAATTCCGCCCGAGGACCATCGGGGCCGCGGGGGTGAGATAGACGGTCCGCGTCGTCGGGTCGTAACCGGGACCCGCGTAGGCGATCGGCGAGTCGTCGCCGTCGCCGAAGACTCCGTTGGGGCCGAGGTCGTAGAGCGTGTACCCCGCGCCGTTCGTTGCGGAGTCGGGTCGGAGGGGCTCGCTGAAGCCGATCGCCAGGCCGCCGATCGACGAGGGATCGCCGAGCAGCGTGACGCGATCGACCGTGGGGGCGATCCGGTCCGGGTCGAGATCCCTGACGACGACCCGGGTCGTGGTCAGGTCGCCGACGACCGCCCCGCCGGTCGCATCCTCAAGGATGAGGCCGAAGGACGCGTCCCCCCGGTTGTGCGCGTAGGGGAGGACCGAGATCGGGATGGCCGCGGTGCTCTGGCCGGGCTGGAATGTGAGCACGCCGACGGCCGGCTGATAATCGACCCCGGGGACGGCGTCGCCGGGCGTCGTGCGGTAGCGGACGGTCACGGTCCCCCGGGCGCCGTCCGCACGCTCGACCGTGATCCAGGCCACGCCCGCGGTCTCGGGGACGGAGACCTCCGGCGCGGCGAATCGAAGCGTCCCGATCGGCTCGATGACCGAGACGGCGGCGCTCGATCGGGAGTCGTCGGGGTTGGATTCGAACTGATCGGCGGCGGCGAAGGCGGTCAACGTCGTCGTCCCCACGGCCTGGGTTTTGAGGACGAAGGCGATCGTCGCGTAAGCCCGCGGAGCGAGCGTGCCGACGAGGGCCGTGATCCGCCCCCCCGAGGCCCGGACCGTCCCCTGCGTGGTCGCCGACCCGACGAACGCCCCGCCGGCCTCGTAGGGGATGTCCAGCACGACGCCGGTGGCCGTGGTGAGGCTCGCGTTCCAGACCTCGGCCACCCAGGTCACGTCGCCCCCTCGCTCGACGTCCGGCCGAAGGGGTCGGAGGCGGACCGTCAGATCGACGGCGGGCGACACGGTGACCGCGTACCGGCCGACGTCGTTGACGCTCGACGGGTCGGGGAGGTCGCTGGTCGCGGCTCCCGAGAGGAGCAGGACGGCGCCCGCGGACGAGGTCGGCCGGACGGTGATCGTCACCGTGGCGGTCGAGTACCCGGCGAGGTCCCCGAACCAGACCGTGACGCTCCCGGATTGGAAGACGGGCGCGGAGCCCTGGCTGGCGACGGCCGAGACGAACGCGACCCCCTCCGGCAGGGTCGCCGAGAGCCGCACCCCGGTCGTCGCCGAGGCCGAGCGGTTCGCCGCCGTGAGAGTGTACTGA includes:
- a CDS encoding VOC family protein; the encoded protein is MAIQFTEAFAAIGSGDFEASVTFYTAILGREPDVRTNDVHAEFHLPGGFHLAIFRPRADGADRFRNPPDRQGGLSLVFVVADVESAAVELARFGGPSPSPIMRGSHGREIYGYDPDGNRIILVDHAT
- a CDS encoding UbiX family flavin prenyltransferase, whose translation is MNERRRIIVGISGATGIAYGVRVLEFLRAAGVETHLVVSKAGHLTRSYETDLSARDLEGMADVHYPAADVGAAIASGSFRTMGMIVAPCSIRTLAEIASCATASLLTRAADVTLKERRRLVLLVRETPLHAGHLRAMLGATEMGAVVMPPVPAFYSRPRTIQDIIDHTAARALDLFDLEVPGVPRWSGRPEAVRDDSTDDLGG
- a CDS encoding ABC transporter ATP-binding protein, which encodes MIAAVDVHKTFQSGDEVVEALRGVTFQAPAGSCNFIVGPSGSGKSTLLYLLAALDVPTSGTIRVADHDITTMSEDERDGFRRNRVGFVYQSLNLIGNLTAVDNVLLPYIPLGITSELREKACDLLMQLGLGARLKRRPRQLSGGEQQRVAIARALIKDPVVIYADEPTGSLDRAGGTRIIQLLRDRQEAGGPTLVIVTHDRRFIGSGDNVVEIEDGRVKGVPEPSPASSAADLTT
- a CDS encoding ABC transporter permease, which codes for MMWSFAWMNLVTRPSRTALAVLGLTIPVLAFLALFSLSGGIRHLMGDTLAGMDNLMVMSANAPAPVFSDLPPGTGDVLRQISGVRAIAAEVWKLAPPIDGQGGGGLAGAALRAMTKPQDQGLGGISLTTIQGQDIPAHARLKNVTIRQSLLPASKGGGRMLDESDVGRPNILISSRIAREHPDADGSARKVGQTMRIGGQDFTIVGLFNTGSLLIDSTIVMDIHTARKLLNLGPDVVSTYNVELEETTERDALAERIAQAAPGLRVQRISQFNISVGAIMGRLDLLLLLAVALAVLVGGVGIANTMLMSTSERYVEFGVMRTNGWTRRNVLALVTAESSLLGLLSGLLGTGLATLGVLAVNRFLDGFTLEMSPRLITVGLAGALAIATLSGLYPAWRASRMTPMDAIRRSDA
- a CDS encoding uroporphyrinogen-III synthase, with protein sequence MSSTHPKGLDGLRVAIFEARMAGSLADLVTRHGGVPIPAPALREIPLEDNPAALEFVEGLAAGAFDLVIFETGVGVRYLVEAVAPRFSREDLVAALRRTTVVARGPKPSTALRELGASIDMQVPAPNTWRETLALLDERRPVAGLRVAVQEYGKPVPELTEGLAGRGATVTRVPVYRWAMPEDVAPLRSALAELASGRIGSALFTAAQQVEHVVELARAEGIEDALREAFSRSVVVGSVGPTTSAALRAHGLPVDVEPEHPKSGHLVAAVAAAWRGIGKASSGSS
- the pyrF gene encoding orotidine-5'-phosphate decarboxylase, whose protein sequence is MVQAVRRKGNPVIVGIDPRPEELPPGFLERFPGTRSGVADALREFGCEVVDVVAPLVPLIKFQSAFYEAYGPEGVAALHATVEHARKRDVLVIFDGKRNDIGSTAEAYARAYLGKTPVGEAFETSWDVDAMTINPYLGSDGIDPFVKIAAREHKGVFVLVRTSNASAREFQDLVCDGRPVYRHVADRLKQWGKGRQGAEGYNLVGAVVGATYPAELAELREELPGVLFLVPGYGAQGGTSKDIAAGFDPNGQGALVNNSRGVTFAYNKPAFRGEPGADWRRAVERAVLEMVDDLAQNTPAGRLRPA